Proteins from a single region of Weeksella virosa DSM 16922:
- the uvrB gene encoding excinuclease ABC subunit UvrB, with amino-acid sequence MQFEIKSTFEPTGDQPQAIKKLAQGVLDGDKYQTLLGVTGSGKTFTIANVVTEIQRPTLVLAHNKTLAAQLYMEFKEFFPDNAIEYFVSYYDYYQPEAYLPSSGTYIEKDLSINEEIEKLRLSTTSSLLSGRRDILVVASVSCLYGIGNPTEFHKNVISIEQGQIISRTHLLHKLVQSLYSRTEGAFLRGNFRIKGDTIDIYPAYADDGIRLSYFGDEVEEISIFDIETGKTITKLEKINIYPANLFVTSKETLNDAIHNIQLDLGKQVDYFIEIGKTLEAKRLKERTEFDLEMIKELGYCSGIENYSRYLDGREPGTRPFCLLDYFPDDYLMVIDESHVTVSQVHAMYGGDRSRKENLVEYGFRLPAAMDNRPLKFEEFESLQNQVIYVSATPAKYELEKSEGVVVEQVIRPTGLLDPIIEVRPSQNQMDDLMEEIQKRVDLDERVLVTTLTKRMAEELTKFLVKYGIRTNYIHSDIDTLERVKIMADLRAGLFDVLVGVNLLREGLDLPEVSLVAILDADKEGFLRSNRSLTQTVGRAARNVNGLAIMYADKITDSMQQTIDETNRRREIQHQYNIEHGKTPQPLHKKIISLNKQAESFELNPYEQKHLIAEAAENTELYTSEEKQQQIEKLTKAMEKAAKNLDFIQAASLRDQINALKM; translated from the coding sequence ATGCAATTCGAAATTAAATCGACTTTTGAGCCAACAGGAGACCAACCTCAAGCCATAAAAAAATTAGCCCAAGGTGTTCTCGATGGTGACAAATATCAAACACTTTTAGGAGTTACCGGATCTGGGAAAACATTTACCATTGCCAATGTAGTTACAGAAATTCAACGACCAACCTTGGTGCTTGCCCACAACAAGACATTGGCGGCACAATTGTATATGGAGTTCAAAGAATTTTTTCCCGACAATGCTATAGAATATTTTGTTTCTTACTACGATTATTATCAGCCAGAGGCCTATTTACCCTCTTCGGGTACCTACATAGAAAAAGACTTATCGATCAACGAAGAGATAGAAAAATTACGTCTTAGCACAACTTCTTCTCTATTATCTGGTCGACGCGACATTTTGGTAGTTGCTTCTGTCTCTTGTTTGTATGGAATCGGGAATCCAACCGAATTTCATAAAAACGTGATATCTATAGAACAAGGACAAATCATATCCAGAACACATTTGTTGCACAAACTGGTACAATCGTTGTACTCAAGAACCGAAGGAGCATTTCTGCGTGGAAATTTTCGAATAAAAGGAGATACTATAGATATTTACCCAGCGTATGCAGATGATGGTATTCGCCTAAGTTATTTTGGTGATGAAGTAGAAGAGATTTCTATTTTTGATATTGAAACAGGCAAAACAATTACCAAACTAGAAAAAATAAATATATATCCTGCCAATTTATTTGTAACGTCGAAGGAAACCCTAAACGATGCAATACACAACATTCAGTTGGATCTAGGAAAACAAGTCGATTATTTTATAGAAATTGGCAAAACATTAGAAGCTAAACGCCTGAAAGAAAGAACTGAGTTTGATTTAGAAATGATAAAAGAACTAGGTTACTGTTCGGGTATTGAAAATTATTCTCGTTATTTAGACGGTCGTGAACCTGGCACTCGCCCATTCTGTTTACTCGATTATTTCCCAGATGATTATCTAATGGTAATTGATGAGTCGCATGTAACCGTTTCTCAAGTTCATGCGATGTATGGTGGTGACCGATCGAGAAAAGAAAATTTGGTAGAATACGGCTTTCGTCTTCCGGCAGCTATGGACAATAGACCCTTAAAGTTTGAAGAGTTTGAATCGTTACAAAACCAAGTAATTTACGTTTCTGCAACTCCGGCAAAATATGAGTTGGAAAAATCAGAAGGCGTTGTAGTAGAGCAAGTTATTCGCCCTACTGGATTGTTGGATCCCATTATAGAAGTACGCCCATCACAAAACCAGATGGATGATTTGATGGAAGAAATCCAGAAAAGAGTTGATCTAGATGAACGTGTTTTAGTCACAACATTAACCAAAAGAATGGCAGAAGAGTTGACTAAATTTTTAGTAAAATATGGTATACGAACCAATTATATCCATTCTGATATAGATACCTTAGAGCGGGTGAAAATTATGGCTGATCTACGCGCAGGACTTTTTGATGTTTTAGTTGGTGTAAACCTTCTAAGAGAAGGTCTCGACTTACCAGAAGTTTCTTTAGTTGCAATTTTAGATGCTGATAAAGAAGGTTTTTTGCGTAGCAATCGTTCACTTACCCAAACAGTTGGTCGTGCTGCAAGAAACGTCAATGGTTTAGCAATAATGTATGCAGACAAAATCACAGATAGTATGCAACAAACTATCGACGAAACAAATAGAAGGCGAGAAATCCAACATCAATACAATATCGAACACGGAAAAACTCCTCAGCCATTACACAAAAAAATTATATCCCTTAATAAACAAGCAGAAAGTTTCGAACTTAACCCTTATGAACAAAAACATTTAATAGCCGAAGCTGCTGAAAATACAGAACTATACACATCGGAAGAGAAACAACAACAGATAGAAAAATTAACAAAAGCTATGGAAAAAGCTGCTAAAAACTTAGATTTTATACAAGCAGCTTCGTTACGAGATCAAATAAATGCTTTAAAAATGTAA
- a CDS encoding metallophosphoesterase codes for MLQRLIPFLFIAALIEFYTYRAFSLAFTNKKVRFAYWLTTIIAWSVIVYELITLKIDDGQTFGFQLMVGLFVLMYIPKFLIFILIFGNDVLSFSGRVLRRFLQPKNTTPYLPARKTFIAQSALALAAIPFWAVIHGVTIGKFNFKKHFHRLIFDDLPESFDGFRILQISDIHTGSILARDMEKIEAAVKMINEQRADLIVYTGDLVNNFAEETVPWIDVLKKINRAPYGNFAVMGNHDYGEYTRWNSEEAKQQNVKDIQEAYRKIGFQLLLNEHVTIAKEKDKIQLIGVENWGSRFIQKADIPKATKGVHPADFKIFLTHDPSHWDMKIKEHPLNFQLTFSGHTHGMQMGIEVPNLGVKWSPSQYIYKQWAGLYEHQKRFIYVNRGFGYHFFPGRIGILPEITVVELKKA; via the coding sequence TTGTTACAAAGACTTATTCCTTTCCTTTTTATTGCTGCACTAATAGAATTTTACACCTATCGAGCTTTTAGTTTAGCTTTTACCAATAAAAAAGTAAGATTTGCATATTGGCTAACAACTATAATAGCATGGTCGGTAATAGTATACGAGTTGATTACCCTAAAAATAGATGATGGTCAAACTTTCGGCTTTCAATTAATGGTCGGCCTATTTGTGTTGATGTATATACCAAAATTCTTGATTTTTATTTTGATTTTTGGTAACGATGTTTTGAGTTTTTCGGGTCGAGTGCTAAGACGCTTTTTACAACCAAAAAACACAACTCCTTATTTACCCGCACGTAAAACATTCATTGCACAGTCGGCTTTGGCTTTGGCCGCTATTCCTTTTTGGGCAGTAATTCATGGAGTAACGATAGGGAAATTTAACTTCAAAAAACATTTTCATCGTTTAATTTTTGATGATCTTCCCGAGAGTTTTGATGGTTTTAGGATTTTACAAATTTCAGACATTCATACTGGAAGTATACTTGCAAGAGATATGGAAAAAATAGAAGCTGCCGTGAAAATGATCAATGAACAACGGGCAGATTTAATAGTATATACAGGAGACTTGGTGAATAATTTTGCAGAAGAAACTGTACCATGGATAGATGTTTTGAAAAAAATAAATCGGGCTCCGTATGGTAATTTTGCAGTTATGGGAAATCATGATTATGGAGAATATACACGTTGGAACTCTGAGGAAGCTAAGCAACAAAACGTAAAGGATATTCAAGAAGCATACAGAAAAATTGGTTTTCAATTGCTACTTAATGAACATGTAACAATAGCAAAAGAAAAAGATAAAATTCAGTTAATCGGTGTAGAAAATTGGGGGAGTAGATTTATACAAAAGGCTGATATACCCAAAGCTACAAAAGGAGTTCATCCTGCGGATTTTAAAATTTTTCTCACCCACGATCCATCTCATTGGGATATGAAAATCAAAGAGCATCCACTCAATTTTCAGTTAACTTTTTCGGGGCACACTCACGGGATGCAAATGGGTATAGAGGTGCCTAATTTAGGAGTGAAATGGTCGCCTTCTCAATATATTTACAAACAATGGGCAGGTTTATATGAGCATCAAAAAAGATTTATTTATGTAAATCGAGGTTTTGGTTATCATTTTTTCCCAGGTAGGATAGGAATTTTACCAGAGATTACAGTTGTAGAATTAAAAAAAGCTTAG
- a CDS encoding 2,3,4,5-tetrahydropyridine-2,6-dicarboxylate N-succinyltransferase, which produces MENLQILIEQAWENKDLLQKKEYQDAIRQVVELLDQGTLRVAEPANDAWLVNEWVKKAVVMYFPIQTMETQEVGIFEYHDKIPLKKDYASKGIRVVPNAVARHGAYISSGVILMPSYVNIGAYVDEGTMVDTWATVGSCAQIGKNVHLSGGVGIGGVLEPLQAAPVIIEDGAFIGSRCIVVEGVRVGKEAVLGANVVLTASTKIIDVTGDEPKEIKGYVPERSVVIPGSYTKKFAAGEYQVPCALIIGQRKSSTDLKTSLNNALRDFQVAV; this is translated from the coding sequence ATGGAAAATCTGCAAATACTTATAGAACAGGCTTGGGAAAACAAGGATTTGTTACAAAAAAAAGAATACCAAGATGCTATCCGCCAAGTTGTCGAACTTCTAGATCAAGGTACACTTCGTGTTGCCGAGCCAGCAAATGACGCATGGTTGGTGAACGAATGGGTGAAAAAAGCAGTGGTAATGTATTTCCCAATACAAACGATGGAAACACAGGAGGTAGGTATTTTCGAATATCACGACAAAATTCCTCTAAAAAAAGACTATGCTTCAAAAGGTATTCGTGTTGTCCCAAATGCTGTAGCAAGACATGGCGCATATATTTCTTCTGGTGTAATACTAATGCCTTCTTACGTTAACATTGGTGCATATGTAGACGAGGGAACTATGGTCGATACATGGGCTACTGTAGGGTCTTGTGCGCAAATTGGTAAAAATGTTCATTTATCGGGTGGTGTTGGTATTGGTGGTGTTCTAGAGCCGTTACAAGCAGCACCTGTTATCATAGAAGATGGTGCATTTATCGGGTCTCGCTGTATCGTTGTAGAAGGTGTGCGAGTAGGAAAAGAAGCTGTTTTAGGAGCCAATGTAGTGTTGACAGCTTCTACAAAAATTATAGACGTTACAGGAGATGAACCGAAAGAAATAAAAGGTTATGTGCCAGAACGATCAGTTGTAATCCCGGGGTCTTATACCAAGAAGTTCGCTGCAGGAGAATATCAAGTTCCTTGTGCGCTGATTATTGGTCAAAGAAAATCATCAACCGATCTTAAAACATCTCTAAACAATGCTTTAAGAGATTTCCAAGTAGCGGTTTAG
- a CDS encoding polyprenyl synthetase family protein, whose protein sequence is MKLFEDKFFESMKSNVSLLDRITYYIVRRKGKQMRPMFVFLIAKMLGEVNEKTYRAASFIELIHTATLVHDDVVDDSHMRRGFFSLNALWKNKIAVLVGDYFLSKTLIISTQNKDFDLLETVSVAIKEISEGELLQIEKARKLDITEEVYFEIIRMKTATLIAACCKAGALSVSSDNMVAERLHKFGELVGIAFQIKDDLFDYTQSNLIGKPVGIDIKEQKMTLPLIYTLNTTTKENKKWLIQSVKKHNNNKKRVREVIEFVKQNGGIEYTKKMMYQYANEAIAILHEFPQNECRDALELMVQYVMEREY, encoded by the coding sequence ATGAAACTCTTCGAGGATAAATTCTTCGAGTCGATGAAAAGTAACGTTTCATTATTAGACCGAATTACCTATTATATCGTACGTCGAAAAGGGAAGCAAATGCGACCTATGTTTGTTTTTCTTATAGCGAAAATGCTAGGTGAAGTGAACGAAAAAACCTATCGTGCTGCATCATTTATCGAGCTAATACACACCGCAACTTTAGTACACGATGACGTTGTTGACGACAGCCATATGCGTCGCGGTTTCTTTTCTCTCAATGCACTATGGAAAAACAAAATTGCAGTTTTGGTTGGGGATTACTTCCTATCGAAAACTCTAATTATTTCTACACAAAACAAAGATTTTGACCTTCTAGAAACCGTTTCTGTTGCAATAAAAGAAATATCCGAGGGCGAACTATTACAAATAGAAAAAGCACGAAAACTCGATATTACCGAAGAAGTTTATTTCGAGATAATTCGGATGAAAACTGCAACATTGATTGCTGCTTGTTGTAAAGCTGGTGCACTTTCGGTAAGCTCGGACAATATGGTCGCAGAACGTTTGCATAAATTTGGAGAATTAGTAGGCATTGCTTTTCAGATAAAAGATGATCTATTTGATTATACACAGTCGAACTTAATAGGTAAACCCGTCGGGATTGATATCAAGGAGCAAAAAATGACACTTCCTCTGATTTACACCTTGAATACAACCACAAAAGAAAACAAAAAATGGTTGATTCAGTCGGTAAAAAAACATAACAACAACAAGAAACGTGTGCGAGAAGTAATCGAATTTGTAAAACAAAATGGCGGAATAGAATACACCAAGAAAATGATGTACCAATATGCAAATGAAGCAATTGCTATTCTACACGAATTTCCCCAAAACGAATGTCGGGATGCCTTAGAGTTGATGGTACAGTATGTGATGGAAAGAGAATACTAA
- a CDS encoding GTP-binding protein, producing the protein MDSRLPVTVLSGFLGSGKTTLLNNILHNQEGLKIALIVNDMGEINIDAKMISQNSSLLQTEDKLIELSNGCVCCELQEDLIVAIDKLVKEKRYDYLIIESSGISDPAPIAQSLDYASPDGSINLNAQVRLDTLVTVVDAFNFFRNFGTDDVVFDRGLTDNQDDQRPIVNLLLDQIEFANVIVLNKMDLVSEMELLRIEGLIKKLNPTATILPATFSRIDVQSILNTKRFNFEEVQNMDAWVKALEEQETQLPHTHEHECMDIHCNHPSHLEKKYQIHSFVYRSQIPFHAERFLTFLNDNYPSSIYRSKGLFWLANRPDDAIFLSQAGRSIRIDAAGTWWSAIPEEERVQYAAYQENRKMIQEKWSPEWGDRIIELVFIGFDMDQKAIEDSLKACQLTVEEIDEWKRKNF; encoded by the coding sequence ATGGACTCGAGATTACCTGTCACTGTTTTGTCTGGTTTTCTAGGAAGCGGCAAAACCACCTTGCTTAATAACATTCTCCACAACCAAGAAGGCCTGAAGATTGCACTTATCGTAAACGATATGGGCGAAATAAATATAGATGCTAAAATGATTTCACAAAACTCTTCTCTATTACAGACCGAAGATAAATTGATAGAATTATCAAACGGATGTGTTTGTTGCGAGTTACAAGAAGACCTCATTGTGGCGATTGATAAATTGGTAAAAGAAAAAAGATATGATTATTTGATAATTGAATCTTCTGGCATTTCTGATCCGGCTCCGATTGCACAATCGCTCGATTATGCTAGCCCAGATGGGAGTATAAACCTCAATGCGCAAGTTCGCTTAGATACATTGGTCACTGTTGTAGATGCTTTTAATTTTTTCAGAAATTTTGGTACAGATGATGTTGTTTTTGATCGAGGATTAACGGATAACCAAGATGATCAACGTCCGATTGTTAACCTATTATTGGATCAGATAGAGTTTGCTAATGTTATCGTTCTTAATAAAATGGACTTGGTTTCGGAAATGGAATTGCTAAGAATCGAAGGTTTAATCAAAAAATTAAATCCAACCGCAACCATCCTACCTGCAACATTTAGTAGAATAGATGTTCAATCTATCCTTAATACAAAACGATTCAATTTCGAAGAAGTACAAAACATGGACGCTTGGGTAAAAGCACTCGAAGAGCAGGAAACTCAATTACCCCACACACACGAGCACGAATGTATGGACATTCATTGTAATCATCCATCCCATCTAGAAAAAAAATATCAAATACATTCGTTTGTTTATCGATCACAAATTCCGTTTCATGCAGAACGGTTCTTAACGTTTCTTAATGATAACTATCCTTCTAGTATTTATAGAAGCAAAGGTTTATTTTGGCTTGCCAATCGACCAGACGATGCAATTTTTCTTAGTCAAGCCGGCAGAAGTATACGGATCGACGCAGCAGGAACGTGGTGGAGTGCTATACCAGAAGAAGAGCGAGTGCAATATGCCGCTTATCAAGAAAATAGAAAAATGATTCAAGAGAAATGGTCACCTGAATGGGGCGATCGGATTATAGAATTAGTTTTTATTGGTTTTGATATGGATCAGAAGGCTATTGAAGATAGTTTAAAAGCTTGCCAATTAACCGTAGAAGAAATTGATGAATGGAAAAGAAAAAATTTTTAA
- a CDS encoding DUF5606 family protein: MDLSRVIAISGKPGLYKLISQTRSGFVVEDLEKGKKMNIAANYNVSLLDNVAIYGVSQEHPLAEVFFRIYKKENGGQAINHKESGAKLRAYMEEVLPEYDAERVYDSDLKKLFQWYNLLQSKGLLNIDVEAVEKAIAEHKAQAEAAEKGETPQVEETKEKQKEEEKKADKKTAAKKNTTAKKASEAKKEDKAEKKPAAKKTTKKDKE; the protein is encoded by the coding sequence ATGGATTTATCAAGAGTTATAGCTATTTCAGGAAAACCAGGTTTATACAAATTAATTTCTCAAACCCGTAGTGGTTTCGTTGTAGAAGATTTAGAAAAAGGAAAGAAAATGAACATTGCAGCCAACTACAATGTTAGTTTATTGGATAATGTTGCAATATATGGTGTTTCACAAGAACATCCTTTAGCAGAAGTTTTCTTCAGAATCTACAAAAAAGAAAACGGAGGACAAGCGATTAATCACAAAGAATCTGGAGCCAAATTACGCGCCTATATGGAAGAAGTTTTACCAGAATATGATGCAGAACGCGTATATGATTCTGATTTGAAAAAACTTTTCCAATGGTATAATTTATTACAATCGAAAGGTTTATTAAACATCGATGTAGAAGCTGTAGAGAAAGCAATAGCCGAGCATAAAGCACAAGCAGAAGCTGCAGAAAAAGGCGAAACTCCTCAAGTAGAAGAGACCAAAGAAAAACAGAAAGAGGAAGAAAAAAAAGCTGATAAGAAAACTGCTGCAAAAAAAAATACAACAGCAAAAAAAGCTTCTGAGGCAAAAAAAGAAGACAAAGCAGAAAAAAAACCTGCAGCCAAAAAAACAACTAAAAAAGACAAAGAGTAA
- a CDS encoding DMT family transporter — translation MNWIILIIAGLCEVGFTFSLGKAKEATSKANEYLWYSAFCIFLLISMTLLVKATQQLPLGTAYAVWTGIGAVGTVLVGIFFFKEPTNFWRIFFIFTLIASIVGLKYVSSN, via the coding sequence ATGAATTGGATCATATTGATTATAGCAGGATTATGCGAAGTAGGTTTTACTTTTAGTTTAGGAAAAGCAAAAGAAGCGACAAGCAAAGCCAATGAATATTTATGGTATTCAGCGTTTTGCATATTTTTGCTTATCAGCATGACGTTATTGGTTAAAGCAACCCAACAACTGCCTTTAGGCACTGCATATGCAGTATGGACGGGGATTGGTGCTGTTGGTACCGTTTTGGTTGGAATATTTTTTTTCAAGGAGCCTACTAATTTCTGGAGAATTTTTTTCATTTTCACCCTTATTGCCTCAATCGTCGGGTTGAAATATGTTTCAAGTAATTAA
- a CDS encoding DUF4846 domain-containing protein: MKKIFVYISAISLLNIGCTTLNEFSFENFLNPSNKNITSEFAHINKNAGVLYKRIETPNGYVRVIDEHEFSNFLRNLTIKPHGTNVKNFDGSIKENTNLYSAVLNLPISNKNKQVYSNAVFRLRNEYFYQTKKYNRIRFDREEKSIPNFISYSNTKDYSVFLSYLDYAYDNLSPSSLSNYTSSVALKDIHIGDIFYQNSGTKSHAVMVLDMAENMKGERVVLLAQSYYPSQEIHIINNTENPDISPWFEIKKGVILTPEWRFMSTDLVRFDENR, encoded by the coding sequence ATGAAGAAGATTTTTGTATATATCAGCGCTATTTCCCTTTTGAATATAGGATGTACCACTCTGAATGAATTTTCGTTCGAGAATTTTTTGAATCCATCGAATAAAAATATAACGTCAGAATTTGCACACATTAATAAGAATGCAGGTGTTCTGTATAAGCGTATAGAAACTCCTAATGGGTATGTTCGTGTGATAGATGAACACGAGTTTTCTAATTTTCTTAGAAATCTAACCATCAAACCCCATGGCACAAATGTGAAAAACTTCGACGGGAGTATTAAAGAAAACACTAACCTATATTCGGCTGTTCTCAACCTTCCTATTTCTAATAAAAACAAACAAGTTTACAGCAATGCTGTTTTTCGTTTGAGAAATGAATACTTTTATCAAACCAAAAAATACAATCGAATACGCTTTGATCGAGAAGAAAAATCAATTCCTAACTTCATCTCTTATAGTAATACTAAAGATTACTCTGTTTTTTTATCTTATCTAGATTATGCGTATGATAATTTATCTCCCTCTTCTCTATCCAACTACACCTCTTCGGTAGCGTTAAAAGATATACATATAGGAGATATTTTCTATCAAAACAGCGGCACAAAAAGCCATGCTGTAATGGTACTCGATATGGCAGAAAACATGAAGGGTGAACGTGTTGTACTATTGGCACAGAGTTATTATCCTTCGCAAGAAATACATATAATTAACAATACCGAAAATCCAGATATTTCTCCTTGGTTCGAAATAAAAAAAGGAGTAATTCTTACACCTGAATGGCGTTTTATGAGTACAGATCTGGTTCGTTTTGATGAAAATCGTTAA
- the ruvX gene encoding Holliday junction resolvase RuvX: MGRIMALDFGEKRTGIAVTDELQIIATPVDTLETKELFNFFETYFAKEKVSELVIGLPMKFSGEMNPIENEIQKFILKFKQSYPQIPIYRENEMFTSKMALQTQISGGMKKKDRQSKGSLDKISATIILQSFLSKK, from the coding sequence ATGGGAAGAATAATGGCGTTGGATTTTGGTGAAAAAAGAACCGGAATTGCTGTGACAGATGAATTGCAAATTATTGCTACACCAGTAGATACATTAGAAACAAAAGAATTATTCAATTTTTTTGAGACCTATTTTGCGAAAGAAAAAGTATCGGAATTGGTGATTGGTTTACCTATGAAATTTTCGGGTGAAATGAATCCTATCGAAAACGAAATACAGAAATTCATTCTAAAGTTCAAACAATCATACCCTCAAATACCCATTTACCGCGAAAACGAAATGTTTACGAGTAAAATGGCCTTACAAACGCAAATCAGTGGTGGGATGAAAAAGAAAGACCGCCAATCAAAAGGTTCACTGGATAAAATTAGTGCAACAATTATTCTTCAATCATTTTTATCAAAAAAATAA
- the mazG gene encoding nucleoside triphosphate pyrophosphohydrolase: MKTQRKKQLEAFGHLLDVMDELREKCPWDRKQTMESLRTLTIEEVYELSDAILSQDLQEIKKELGDVMLHLVFYAKIASETNDFDITDVLQQLTKKLIFRHPHIYGNLKVETQEEVIENWEKLKLKEGNTSVLSGIPASLPALIKANRIQEKVKGIGFEFENAQQVWDKIKEEINEYEAEQNPQLKEEEFGDLLFSMINYARFVGINPDEALSKTNQKFILRFQKLEELAEQNNLVLGEIDLSTLDTLWNEAKKLLV; encoded by the coding sequence ATGAAAACACAGCGCAAAAAGCAACTAGAAGCTTTCGGTCACCTATTAGATGTAATGGATGAATTGCGCGAAAAATGTCCTTGGGATCGTAAACAAACCATGGAAAGTTTACGTACATTGACAATAGAAGAAGTGTACGAATTATCTGATGCGATCCTCTCACAAGACTTACAAGAAATAAAAAAAGAACTAGGTGATGTTATGCTTCACCTAGTTTTTTATGCTAAAATTGCATCTGAAACCAATGATTTTGATATTACAGATGTACTTCAACAACTTACCAAAAAATTGATATTCCGACACCCACACATTTACGGAAACTTAAAAGTCGAAACGCAAGAAGAAGTAATCGAAAATTGGGAAAAACTAAAACTGAAAGAAGGCAATACATCTGTACTTTCTGGCATTCCTGCCTCTTTGCCAGCCCTGATAAAAGCTAATCGGATACAAGAAAAAGTAAAAGGAATTGGCTTCGAATTCGAAAATGCACAACAAGTTTGGGACAAAATAAAAGAAGAAATAAATGAATATGAAGCCGAACAAAATCCCCAATTAAAGGAAGAAGAATTTGGTGATTTATTATTTTCGATGATAAATTATGCTCGTTTTGTTGGGATTAATCCAGATGAAGCGCTAAGCAAAACAAATCAAAAGTTTATTCTACGATTCCAGAAGCTCGAAGAATTAGCAGAGCAAAATAACCTAGTTCTAGGTGAAATAGATCTTTCGACACTTGATACTCTTTGGAACGAAGCAAAAAAACTATTGGTGTAA
- the def gene encoding peptide deformylase, which produces MVLPIIAYGDPILRKKTALIEQDYPHLTELIENMFDTMYDSNGVGLAAPQIGKSIRMFVVDCRPFAEDEDNDEEKETLENFKKIFINPKKIETFGDDWKFTEGCLSIPNIHEDVTRPDGITLTYLDENFVEHTESFTGLPARVIQHEYDHLDGKLFIDYLSSFKKKLISNKLKNISKGNISVHYKMKFPS; this is translated from the coding sequence ATGGTTTTACCTATTATCGCCTATGGCGACCCAATATTACGTAAAAAGACAGCGCTAATCGAGCAAGATTATCCTCATTTAACAGAATTAATCGAGAATATGTTCGATACGATGTACGATTCGAATGGTGTGGGATTAGCAGCGCCTCAGATTGGGAAGAGTATACGTATGTTTGTGGTGGATTGTCGGCCGTTTGCTGAAGATGAAGACAATGATGAAGAAAAAGAAACCTTAGAAAATTTTAAAAAAATTTTCATAAATCCAAAAAAAATCGAAACCTTTGGTGACGATTGGAAATTTACAGAAGGTTGTCTAAGTATTCCCAACATCCACGAAGATGTCACTCGACCAGATGGCATTACGCTTACTTACCTGGATGAGAATTTTGTAGAACATACCGAAAGTTTTACAGGTTTACCGGCAAGAGTTATTCAGCATGAATATGATCATTTGGATGGAAAGTTATTTATTGATTATCTTTCGAGTTTCAAAAAAAAATTAATTAGTAACAAATTAAAAAACATATCAAAAGGGAACATTTCTGTACATTATAAAATGAAATTCCCTTCATAG